The genomic window GATTTCAGACACCCCCAAGGTGGACTGTACCATATCTGAACCTCCATCAGGTTAGACTGTTGACAGCTACCTGAGGTGGCGCGTGTCACTTCGTCAAGCAGAGCGATGGGGAGACACTACAGTCTATAGGAGAGAGAGACCTGTGTACAGGTAGCTCCCTCGTTTTGTCAGCGTGACGTGCCTTGCATGCGCGTCTGCCCCTgggtataaaaaaaagaaagaaagaaagttgtGGGGTAATTAGAATACTGATCATCATTATCATAAAATCGGCATCATAACTCCTCTGTTGCTAACGTctaagggagagagagagagagagcactcTGACTCACTTGGGGGAAAGTCGTTTGGCGTTGACCATTGATTtacatatatatctatatatatatataatatctaGACCCTGAATATAAGACGACCCGTCTTTTTCAGACTTTTTTCGATTGAAAAAATACCGTCTTATATTCGGGTCAATACGGTAGTGCAATTCATACATGTTCAACTTTTCTTGGATAGTTTTATTAAAGTACATTCAATGCTGAgagttattgtttattttttctattaGCACACCTGGCATCAGTCCTTGAAAAGAAAATTCAAAGCAGAGCGGGCACCTTTGGTTCACCAAGATGAGGTGAGAAGAGTCAAAGAAAAGTTTGGCCACAAAAGAAAGAAGTCTACGCTGACGGATGCTGCAGAAAAATGGCACAGATTTGTGTCAGGGGTAAGTGGattcatgtagctacatgtagcatgtACTTATTACAAAAGTTAGTGTGCAcaataggggtgggaatctttgggtgTCTCATGATTCGATTCGATACCGATTCTTAGGGTCAAGATTCGACTCAAAATCAGTTCTTTTGTGCACATGTTCATAAATATAAATTGCTGTAATggtactgcaaaaaaaaaaaaaaaaagatggcgcTCCGCTCTCCTGCCAGTTCACTTGTAGCTCCACAGACGAGCTGTCAGAAGCTCTGCTGTCCCTTTTCTGTTTAATCTGGTGTTTGGCTGCACTTTGTATTTCAAAATATGAAGATCTAACCTTCATCTGAGCAACTATCAGCGTGTGTTTTATAACGTtcggccaaaaaaaaaaaaaacatcgaCCGTCTTCTCAATCTACGACAGGATCGCGTTGCTGATGGGCACAAGCCTAGTCACAGATTCAATAGAGCATTTTAATCTTATCGGTTTAAGGATAATCATCAGTTAAAGAGCATCTTAGTGTCTTAGTGGCTTGCTGCGGCGCTATGTACAGAATCCTGTGAGGGCGCGCAAAGAGACGGAGgaaatgtcaataaaaaatcaatttttcaaAATTATGAATCAATCCAGAATCGTAAAGGATAAGAATCGTGATTCTTACACAATAGTATTTTACCATATGTGTCCATAAAAAGGTTATTGTTTTATCAATGCATATATTGATTCTTTTGGTTTACTTAGTAATTAATAAGAATTGTaacttctttgtttttgttttttcctttttcaaaaTTCTAGTTCAAATGCAGTTCTGTTGTTATGCCGTTTTAGTTTTCGGTTTTTATTTCCAGCAGGCGCCTGCTGTAATTGGTGAGGATGCAACCTCTAACGAGAGACATGTGCATGATCTACATATGCAATATGAAAAGATGCAACCAGACTGTTCTGTGGTCAAAGACCGCATGCAACAGACTTTTGCATGGCGTCAGAAAGAGATCAAGGATGGCATGACAGTTGAGGATGTACTGAGAAAATACCCTTTCTTGAGAACACCTTCAGGCATGAGTGATATGATTTGCAGTATTTTAAGTCAATTTAAAGCTGACGGGAGACAAATTTGCCCATTGCAATAGTCATAGCAGTAGGTTTGTTACCTTTAATTGTTGGTACAAGCTGTTTTGAGATCGTTGGAGCAGAGACGTGAGCAGCTCAGCTACCGCTATGGAGGCTAATGGAATTTCTTGGTTTCCCTCTtcaaactcatcaaatacaCAATTCAGCCTCCATAGTGGTAGCTGAGCAGCTCGGGTCTCTGCGCCACCGATCCAAGAACAGCTTGTACCGACAATTAAAGGTAACAAACCTATgctatgactatagggattatggCAGTGggcaaatttgccaaaatgttgaactatccctttaactcttTCAGCTATGGGAAGAGGTCGATAGGCTTCATCCATCCTCTGTAGAGCTGTGCCGTCGCTGGAGAGAGGGCTTCACCGGCATTGTTCCCAATGTGATGAAGCTGGTCGGAGAAAGATCCCCACTGGCAAAAATGTATCGTGAGGCTAGGGAGGAACTGCTGGCAGAGGAGCTCCCAGGTATTCTATTGTTTTACGTGTCATCTCTCAgctaaagctacagttggtaagttgaagaaagtgaaagtaaactcCGCGACTTGGTCAGAAATTTCAAGACAGTACACCATCAGGcactttactttcactttcgtCAGCTTACTATGACGTGTACGAGCTGCGATtggctgctcctcctgctccctctACCTGACTGGTGGAGAGCTTTCGGTCGCGGTGGATTTTGGCAAGTACGATTACAGGCTGTAGGTGGAGCCAGAGGAGTTGGATTTTGTCCTAAATTATCCATTTTATGTCCTGCTatcagaatatagtgacagttccAGGAAATATGACTGAATAATTGTTACCTACTGAAGTTTTAATGTTGTTGAGAAAAGAGAGACTTCTTTTTTTCAGAGTGAGTCTGAAAAAAATTCACTTGCTGTTGCCTATAGACTCCAAGATAAACACTTTTAGAGATGAGCAGATGGGGTTCTGGTTTGAAACTCACTCTAATGTCCATAATGTTTACtctaaaaacaccaaaaaaccCTCAGGTGCAGAAAGTTCTCTTATCCTTGTTGTCCGGTTTGTATTCTGATAGGGGCAACCATTTTGTTAGCAAAGATTCATTTTCAACACTGGTGAGGAGGCAGAAAACCTCCCGCTCTCTGCCATGCTGTATGCTGAGTATACCTGTCATCTCCACTGCCCTCTACTGGATGTCACAACAAACGGCAGCCCTGAGCGCTGCAGTGTTGGTATACTAGAGTTTGCTGCACAAAAACGCAGAAAGAATACACTGAGATTGTtaataattaatgaataaatgtaaaagaaaagttaaaatCAAAAAGGCTTTTCAGGTGACACTCATGTAGGAATGGGAGTATGGAAAGATGTTAAATGCTGTTATTTGTTGGACACCCACAAGTGATGATGCTTTGTCTAAAAGTAACTAAACAGACCTATTTCCTTGTCTCTTACAGAGGCTGACTTTTGTGCAGCGCTAATCTTGCTGCCCCTCATCTTTAAAGAAAAAGTGGAGCACTTCATTTTAATAGGAACGGTATGGATTTAGTtctcgtaaaaaaaaaaaaaagtcagtggaCTGTCTTTTTTTGTATATCTGACTAGAAAAAAtagattattgtaattattattattctattttacAGAATAATGACATGGCAATGAACATGGCATTCATAAAGTGTTCAGACCCCTTCAGATTTTTCATGTTATATTGCAGCCTTAATTTAATCAATTTTAAAGTGATATTCCACTTTGCAGGAATAACCCACTCAATATGTACTTACCCCTATGCCGATGTGATGATGGGTGAAGATCGTCAGTTCACCAATCAATCCTGGAGTTTTAGGGTAGCAACCTCATCCAGTACAATGGCAGTGAATTGTGACCAcggataaaatgtaaaaaaaacaacacaaaacaaacacaaaatgtctccatcctgctctctgtggtGTAATCCAAGTGTCCATGAGCCGCGTCATTAAAATTGAACCGCAAAAGACGCCATTTACGCCATGTTTTTAGCCTAAATGTCAACTGTAGCCTGTAGCCGCTAAGATGTCAACATGGCGCCGATCTCGCAAGACTTTGTATATCTCCTAATGGACACGAATACAAAGCCATTTTCACGCCTTGTTTATATCCTACCGGCTACAGGCTACAGTTGACATTTAGGCTAAAAACATGGTGTAAATGGCGTCTTTTACGGTTCAATTTTAATGTCGCGGCTCATGGACACTTGGATTACaccacagagagcaggatggagacattttgtgtttgttttgtgttgttttttttacattttatccgTGGTCACAATACACTGTCATTGTACTGGATGAGGCTGCTACCCTCTTTTCTGCTGAAATTGAAAGAACTGAAGATCTTCACCCATCATCACATCGGCATAGGGATGAGTACATATTGAGTGGGTTATTCCTGCAAAGTGGAATATCACGTTAACATAAGGCCGTGACAcagcaaaatgtgaaaaaattgGAGAGACTTAACACATTCTGAATGTACTGTATAAAAAACAGGTTTACAAAGTGTTTGCCAAATTTTTTCACGTTCACGTTTTTGATAAAATATAGTGAAAGTTTGGAGCCTTGATATCTGACTGTATCAACTGATCTGTGTTATTTGCTTcatcattgtttttatatttcttgcAGTCTGACAGTCCTTATCCAACTGTACAGCTGGTAGACGGTGATTGGAAGATGGCCTTTACCAGGAAGGTTCCCTTTTCAGTAAAGGTGGACAGTGTGGATCTGTGCCAAGGAACAGGAGTTGAAGATGGGGTAATGGCTGCCTTCTGTGCCTATTTTGTTTTCAACCTGGCTTACCCAACCTACATGAAGAAGAGGCTGACCTTTCTCCAACGCACCATACTGAACATTACTTTTGTGGGTGACAAGGCCCTTCCAGTCACTGTCACACGAATGATCAATCTTCTCTTGTAGACATGCCTCGACCATATAGATGTCCCAGGTGTAGAAGAACCACCTTCACCTTAAAGAaactgattcagcatgttggtCTCATCCATGCACATGAATCCAACTTTAATATGACCTGTGGACTAAATAACTGTAAATCATCCTTTACAGTATATGAGTCCTACAGGCGTCATGTATATCGTAAGCACAGGGAACACGTGCTACCTGAGAACAACAGCAGTGACACTGATCTAAACACCGAAAATGACACCGAactaaacactgaaaatgacaCTCATCTGAACACTGGAAATGACACTCATCTGAACAACGGAAGTGACAGTGATCTAAGTGATGGACATAACTCAGACACTGGTTTACAGCCTCAGCCAGATGTACCTCCTAAGATGGATGAACTACTTAAAGGCTTTAAAGAAAATCTTTGTAGCTTCATTTTGAAATGtagggaaaaaaataacattacacAGACTGCCCAGCAAgaaattttgaatgacataaattttctgttttgttattttaaggAAAATTACGATGCTTGTATTACACACCATCTTAAAGAAAATGGGTTCAATGTTTTGGAGTGTCCTGAACTAAAGAGGTGATACAATCTCATGACTTCTTTGAAAAAGCGTCCGTAGCTGTCAGATCACCATACATGTTAAAAGAACATTGTAAGTCAAAGCTGAATTTGGTTGAACCTGTGCATCACATTTTGAGATCAAAAAGTGGACACAAAATAGGTAGATACTCCTACGTGCCCATCCCAGAGGTTTTGGCACGCTACTGTTCTCTTGAGGACATAGTTGATGAGATTGAGGCTAATAGGCATATCGAAGGAGACCCTGATTACTTGAGCAACTTCTCGGATGGTACTTAACTCAGGGAACATCCTTATTTCAGAGATAATCCAAATGCATTACACCTTCATTTTTATGAAGACGAATTTGAAGTGACCAATCCTATAGGCTCAAAGCGAACCAAGCATAAACTGTGTGCTTTCTACTATACTGTAGGCAACCTTGATAACAAATATCAATCAAAGCTCAAGCATGTCCATCTTGCTCTTCTAGTTCGTCAAACGTTTGTCAAAGTTTGTGGTTTGGAAACTATTTTAAAACCCATGTTAGACGATCTTAAAAAACTTGGAAGAGATGGCATTACTGTCACAATTAATGGGATTGAACAGACTGTATATGCTGCAGTAGCAATGTTTTCAGCAGATAATCTTTCAGCTCACATGTTAGGTGGTTTTACTATGTCCTTTAACTCACACAGTTTGTCGCTTTTGCATGGCAACTCGCacagaaattaaagaaaaattcAGTGAGAATGATTTTGTCTTGAGAAGCCCAGAGGCACACCAGTATCATCTGAAATCGTGCATTGATAACCCTGAGCATAAATTGACATATGGAGTAACTGGTCCTTCTCCTTTGAGTGAGTTAAATTATTTTGATGTAACAAAAGCATTTCCACCTGATAT from Epinephelus lanceolatus isolate andai-2023 chromosome 11, ASM4190304v1, whole genome shotgun sequence includes these protein-coding regions:
- the LOC117262130 gene encoding uncharacterized protein LOC117262130 isoform X2, whose protein sequence is MIEYTMYPTNAEYVQVVQTLIAKYPFLKDLEGNGYHTWHQSLKRKFKAERAPLVHQDEVRRVKEKFGHKRKKSTLTDAAEKWHRFVSGLWEEVDRLHPSSVELCRRWREGFTGIVPNVMKLVGERSPLAKMYREAREELLAEELPEADFCAALILLPLIFKEKVEHFILIGTSDSPYPTVQLVDGDWKMAFTRKVPFSVKVDSVDLCQGTGVEDGVMAAFCAYFVFNLAYPTYMKKRLTFLQRTILNITFVGDKALPVTVTRMINLLL
- the LOC117262130 gene encoding uncharacterized protein LOC117262130 isoform X1 — its product is MVSYLFSGSFKKQAKFNRFIQEQKEVVTLTMEPVPEELYLQPFIEEGYPTNAEYVQVVQTLIAKYPFLKDLEGNGYHTWHQSLKRKFKAERAPLVHQDEVRRVKEKFGHKRKKSTLTDAAEKWHRFVSGLWEEVDRLHPSSVELCRRWREGFTGIVPNVMKLVGERSPLAKMYREAREELLAEELPEADFCAALILLPLIFKEKVEHFILIGTSDSPYPTVQLVDGDWKMAFTRKVPFSVKVDSVDLCQGTGVEDGVMAAFCAYFVFNLAYPTYMKKRLTFLQRTILNITFVGDKALPVTVTRMINLLL